A DNA window from Mycolicibacter hiberniae contains the following coding sequences:
- a CDS encoding TetR/AcrR family transcriptional regulator, producing MAVADKPEKMTAREVRRLQTRERLLGAATAEFKRTGMAQADVGAIVAAAGVAHGTFFFHFPTKEHVLLELERREEERIAKQFEKFLSAPQDLSGILAESARLVIDLESRLGDPLFTEFLALHFSPTRPSAENGEHHPLIVLIAECIERARQRGEVDGDVVAMNSAVFYLLGLYALLITTHDWPSRPELVADYLTRTLRGLGVRRPPESH from the coding sequence ATGGCCGTGGCGGACAAGCCGGAGAAGATGACGGCGCGCGAGGTCCGGCGCCTGCAGACCCGGGAGCGGCTGCTCGGCGCGGCGACCGCCGAATTCAAGCGAACCGGGATGGCCCAGGCCGACGTCGGCGCGATTGTGGCTGCCGCCGGCGTCGCGCACGGCACGTTCTTCTTCCACTTCCCGACCAAAGAGCATGTGCTGCTGGAGCTCGAACGCCGAGAGGAAGAGCGAATCGCCAAGCAGTTCGAGAAGTTCCTGTCTGCGCCCCAGGACCTCTCGGGCATTTTGGCCGAATCTGCCCGCCTGGTCATCGACCTGGAGAGCCGGCTGGGCGACCCGCTGTTCACCGAGTTTCTGGCACTGCACTTCTCGCCGACCCGCCCATCCGCCGAAAACGGCGAGCATCATCCGTTGATCGTTCTGATCGCCGAATGCATCGAACGGGCAAGGCAGCGCGGCGAGGTCGACGGCGACGTCGTCGCGATGAACAGCGCGGTGTTTTACCTGCTGGGTCTGTATGCACTGCTCATCACCACGCATGACTGGCCCTCGCGTCCGGAGTTGGTCGCCGATTACCTGACCAGAACGCTCCGAGGGCTCGGTGTGCGGAGGCCGCCCGAAAGTCATTGA
- a CDS encoding FadD3 family acyl-CoA ligase: MPRWQTIPEMVLSVGDRFGDAEAIVDGSTHLSFAELADRVRCAAGAFAEAGVAKGDRVAVWAPNSAAWIIAAFGLLTAGGVLVPVSTRFKQAEADDIIGRSGAKLVLAEQGFLGVDFSAPTGVPVIDLNSDFLSNGSPLHRTVDGSDVADIIFTSGTTGRPKGVMMTHRQNLRLYAEWCDLADLRQGDRYLMVNPYFHTFGYKAGCIAACIRGATMVPVRVFDAETVLELVESERITMLPGPPTLYQSLLEAGGNRDLSSLRAAVTGAADIPVDLIRRIRSELPFRSIMTGYGLTEAGTVTASRPGDSFEDIATTAGQACADIEVRIAGDAETGEVLVRGYNVMVGYLDDPAATAEAIDAAGWLHTGDIGTLDDAGRLRIVGRKKDMFIVGGFNAYPAEIEGFLLEHPEIAHAAVIGVPDERLGQVGKAFVVKAAGAQIDEADVIAWSRERMAGFKVPRSVRFVDALPLNATGKVDKQQLQARSAAAGA, translated from the coding sequence GTGCCGCGCTGGCAGACCATTCCCGAGATGGTCCTCAGTGTCGGCGATCGCTTTGGAGACGCTGAGGCGATCGTCGACGGCTCGACACATCTGAGTTTCGCCGAGTTGGCCGACCGCGTCCGTTGCGCGGCAGGCGCATTCGCGGAGGCGGGCGTCGCCAAGGGTGATCGGGTGGCGGTCTGGGCGCCGAATTCGGCGGCGTGGATCATCGCGGCGTTCGGGCTGCTCACCGCGGGCGGGGTGCTGGTTCCGGTCAGCACCCGGTTCAAGCAGGCCGAGGCCGACGACATCATCGGCCGCAGCGGCGCGAAGCTCGTCCTGGCAGAGCAGGGCTTCCTCGGCGTGGATTTCAGCGCACCGACCGGAGTTCCGGTGATCGACCTGAACTCGGACTTCCTGAGCAACGGATCACCGCTGCACCGCACGGTCGACGGCAGCGATGTCGCCGACATCATCTTCACCTCCGGCACGACGGGCCGGCCCAAGGGCGTGATGATGACCCACCGGCAGAACCTGCGCCTGTATGCCGAATGGTGCGATCTGGCCGATCTGCGGCAGGGCGACCGGTATCTGATGGTCAATCCCTACTTTCACACTTTCGGCTACAAGGCGGGCTGCATCGCCGCGTGCATCCGCGGAGCCACCATGGTGCCGGTGCGGGTCTTCGACGCCGAGACCGTGCTGGAACTCGTTGAGTCCGAACGCATCACCATGCTGCCCGGTCCGCCGACGCTGTATCAGTCGCTGCTGGAGGCGGGTGGGAATCGAGACCTGTCGTCGCTGCGTGCCGCCGTCACCGGGGCCGCGGACATCCCGGTGGACCTGATCCGCCGGATCCGCAGCGAACTGCCGTTCCGGTCCATCATGACCGGTTACGGGCTCACCGAAGCCGGCACGGTGACGGCGTCGCGACCCGGCGACTCGTTCGAGGACATCGCGACCACGGCAGGCCAGGCCTGCGCCGACATCGAGGTCCGCATCGCCGGCGACGCGGAAACCGGAGAGGTCCTGGTGCGCGGCTACAACGTGATGGTCGGCTACCTCGACGACCCCGCCGCGACCGCCGAGGCTATCGACGCAGCGGGCTGGTTGCACACCGGCGACATCGGCACGCTCGATGACGCCGGGCGGTTGCGCATCGTCGGCCGTAAGAAGGACATGTTCATCGTCGGTGGCTTCAACGCCTACCCGGCAGAGATCGAGGGCTTCCTGCTGGAGCATCCGGAGATCGCGCACGCCGCGGTGATCGGGGTGCCCGACGAGCGACTCGGCCAAGTGGGCAAGGCGTTCGTGGTCAAGGCGGCGGGTGCGCAGATCGATGAGGCGGATGTGATCGCCTGGAGTCGCGAGCGGATGGCCGGATTCAAGGTGCCGCGCTCGGTGCGCTTCGTGGATGCGCTGCCGCTGAACGCCACCGGCAAGGTGGACAAGCAGCAGTTGCAGGCGAGGTCCGCCGCGGCCGGGGCGTGA
- a CDS encoding amidohydrolase family protein, which produces MGQLSHRVDVPFPLFDADNHLYEPPEALTKYLPKEYKDIVQYVEINGRTKIAIRGQISNYIPNPTFSVVAKPGAWEEYFKYGNPDGKSKRELFGEPMKSIPAFFEPAPRLKLMDELGIDRSLMFPTLASLIEERLRDDPVAIHVIVHALNQWLDEVWGFNYQNRIFTTPVITLPIVEKAIEELEWVVKRGARAILIRPAPVPGFRGPRSFALPEFDPFWEKCVEYDVFIGMHSSDSGYSRYTSEWDGAVEEMLPFQTNAMGILNEWRPIQDAVASWVIHGALFRHPKLKVGIVEAGSKWMFPLLDSMAEVYRKAPEAFLGNPMEEIKNRIYVSPFYEEGIDDLINLVGVDQVLYGSDWPHPEGLAEPTHYITALSHLPLEDQAKIMGGNLGRLVTV; this is translated from the coding sequence ATGGGTCAACTGTCACATCGCGTCGACGTACCGTTCCCCTTGTTTGATGCGGACAATCACCTTTACGAGCCGCCGGAAGCGCTGACCAAGTACCTGCCCAAGGAATACAAGGACATCGTTCAGTACGTCGAGATCAATGGGCGCACCAAGATCGCCATCCGCGGCCAGATCAGTAATTACATTCCCAACCCGACGTTCTCGGTGGTGGCCAAGCCGGGTGCGTGGGAGGAGTACTTCAAGTACGGCAACCCCGACGGCAAGAGCAAGCGTGAGCTGTTCGGCGAGCCGATGAAGTCCATCCCGGCGTTCTTCGAGCCCGCCCCCCGGCTGAAGCTGATGGACGAGCTGGGCATCGACCGCTCGCTGATGTTTCCGACGCTGGCCAGTCTCATCGAGGAACGGCTGCGCGACGACCCGGTCGCCATCCACGTCATCGTGCACGCGCTGAATCAGTGGCTGGACGAGGTCTGGGGCTTCAACTACCAGAACCGCATCTTCACCACTCCGGTCATCACCCTTCCGATCGTCGAGAAAGCCATCGAAGAGCTGGAGTGGGTGGTCAAGCGCGGCGCCCGGGCCATCCTGATCCGGCCGGCTCCGGTGCCCGGCTTCCGCGGCCCGCGTTCGTTCGCGTTGCCCGAGTTCGACCCCTTCTGGGAGAAGTGCGTCGAATACGACGTCTTCATCGGGATGCACTCGTCGGACAGCGGCTACTCCCGGTACACCTCCGAATGGGACGGCGCCGTCGAAGAGATGCTGCCGTTCCAGACCAACGCCATGGGCATCCTCAACGAGTGGCGTCCGATCCAGGACGCGGTCGCTTCCTGGGTGATCCACGGTGCGCTGTTCCGGCACCCGAAGCTCAAGGTCGGCATTGTGGAAGCCGGCTCCAAGTGGATGTTCCCGCTGTTGGACTCCATGGCCGAGGTCTACCGGAAGGCGCCCGAGGCGTTCCTCGGCAACCCGATGGAGGAGATCAAGAACCGGATCTACGTCAGCCCGTTCTATGAGGAGGGCATCGACGACCTGATCAACCTGGTGGGCGTGGACCAGGTGCTCTACGGTTCTGACTGGCCGCACCCGGAGGGCCTGGCGGAGCCGACCCACTACATCACCGCGCTGTCGCATCTGCCTCTTGAGGACCAGGCCAAGATCATGGGCGGAAACCTCGGCCGGCTCGTCACCGTCTAG
- a CDS encoding AMP-binding protein: MRKIPAELVQRYEEQGWWTRETLGDLLSAGLAGNPDTGFEVHSAVRPWRGSFGDVELVARRLAAGLLARGVGPGDVVALQLPNWMEAAAAFWAAAFLGAVVVPVVHFYGPRELSYILAASRPRVFITAERFGRMCFRPELCADVPIVGVVGGRDASVVGGNDASVVGGRDASVVDFEDLLADEPMAGTLDTDPAGPALIAFTSGTTRDPKGVIHSHQTLCCETRQLLANYPADRGRQLTATPVGHFIGMVGAFLIPVLDGAPIDLADVWDPAKVLALMSEQGVSIGGGPPYFVTSLLDHPDFTDAHLRHIRHVGLGGSTVPGAVTRRLADLGIFVFRSYGSTEHPSITGSRPNAAEDKRLFTDGDARPGVEVRLAADGEILSRGPDLCLGYTDDALTEAAFDAEGWYHTGDIGVFDADGYLTITDRKADVIIRGGENISAVEVEDVLLAMPAVAEAIVVAVPDVRLGERAVAVLRVKPGHALPTMANVREHFERMGVARQKWPEDLHEVEDFPRTASGKVQKYLVRKQLAERVATTPL, encoded by the coding sequence ATGCGAAAGATTCCCGCCGAGCTGGTTCAGCGCTACGAAGAGCAGGGGTGGTGGACCCGCGAAACCCTTGGTGACCTGCTCTCCGCGGGGCTGGCGGGCAACCCGGACACCGGGTTCGAGGTGCATTCGGCGGTGCGGCCATGGCGGGGGAGTTTCGGCGATGTGGAGCTCGTCGCCCGTCGGTTGGCGGCGGGGCTGCTGGCCCGCGGCGTCGGTCCGGGCGATGTGGTGGCGCTACAGCTGCCCAACTGGATGGAGGCCGCCGCGGCGTTCTGGGCGGCGGCGTTCCTGGGCGCGGTGGTGGTGCCCGTCGTGCACTTCTACGGCCCCCGGGAGCTGAGCTACATCCTGGCCGCCAGCCGCCCGCGGGTGTTCATCACCGCCGAGCGGTTCGGGCGGATGTGCTTCCGTCCCGAGCTGTGCGCCGACGTCCCGATTGTCGGGGTGGTGGGCGGGAGAGACGCGAGCGTGGTGGGCGGGAACGATGCGAGCGTGGTGGGCGGGAGAGACGCGAGCGTCGTCGACTTCGAGGATCTGCTCGCCGACGAGCCGATGGCGGGCACGCTCGACACCGACCCGGCGGGGCCGGCCCTGATCGCGTTCACCTCGGGGACCACCCGTGACCCCAAGGGGGTCATCCACAGTCACCAGACGCTGTGCTGCGAGACGCGCCAGTTGCTGGCCAACTACCCCGCAGACCGTGGGCGGCAGCTGACCGCCACCCCGGTCGGACACTTCATCGGCATGGTCGGCGCGTTTTTGATCCCGGTGCTCGACGGCGCGCCGATCGATCTTGCCGATGTCTGGGACCCGGCCAAGGTGCTGGCGCTGATGTCCGAGCAAGGGGTTTCGATCGGCGGCGGTCCGCCGTACTTCGTCACCAGCCTGCTCGACCATCCGGATTTCACCGACGCGCATCTGCGCCATATCCGCCACGTCGGCCTGGGCGGGTCGACGGTGCCCGGTGCGGTCACCCGCCGGCTGGCCGATCTGGGCATCTTCGTGTTCCGCTCCTACGGCAGCACCGAGCACCCGTCGATCACCGGTTCGCGCCCCAATGCGGCGGAGGACAAACGGCTGTTCACCGACGGGGATGCCCGTCCCGGCGTCGAGGTGCGGCTGGCTGCCGATGGCGAGATCTTGAGCCGCGGCCCGGACCTGTGTCTGGGCTACACCGACGATGCCCTGACCGAGGCGGCGTTCGACGCCGAGGGCTGGTATCACACCGGCGACATCGGCGTGTTCGACGCCGACGGGTATCTGACCATCACCGACCGCAAGGCCGACGTGATCATCCGCGGTGGCGAGAACATCAGTGCGGTCGAGGTCGAAGATGTCCTGCTGGCCATGCCGGCTGTGGCCGAGGCGATCGTGGTGGCGGTACCGGATGTGCGACTGGGGGAGCGCGCGGTCGCGGTCCTGCGGGTCAAGCCGGGGCACGCCTTGCCGACCATGGCGAACGTCCGGGAGCACTTCGAGCGCATGGGGGTGGCGCGGCAGAAGTGGCCGGAGGATCTGCATGAGGTCGAGGACTTCCCTCGCACCGCGAGCGGCAAGGTGCAGAAGTACCTGGTGCGCAAGCAGCTGGCCGAGCGTGTTGCAACGACACCGCTATGA
- a CDS encoding enoyl-CoA hydratase/isomerase family protein, translated as MGHDCPDDLDVQLEDGLAVITIDRPQARNAIAPQTMEQLDRALDKVAGAQALVITGGGDRAFVSGGDLKQLAALRTEAEAAAMAWRMRTLCDRIAAFPAPVIAALNGHALGGGAEVAVAADIRIAAADIKIAFNQVSLAIMPAWGGAERLGALVGRSQALLLAGTGTVLEAAAAERIGLINRVVPRDSFDAEWRALARSLANPSAGEIKRVLGGASADEAVGAFARLWVADEHWEAADRLQQGRKQR; from the coding sequence ATGGGTCACGACTGTCCGGATGACCTGGACGTGCAGCTGGAGGACGGCCTGGCCGTCATCACCATCGACCGGCCACAGGCCCGCAACGCGATCGCGCCCCAGACCATGGAGCAGCTCGACCGGGCGCTGGACAAAGTCGCCGGGGCGCAGGCACTGGTGATCACCGGCGGTGGCGATCGCGCCTTCGTCTCCGGCGGTGACCTCAAACAGCTCGCCGCTCTGCGCACCGAGGCCGAAGCCGCGGCCATGGCGTGGCGGATGCGCACCCTGTGCGATCGGATCGCGGCGTTTCCGGCGCCGGTGATCGCCGCACTGAACGGCCACGCGCTGGGCGGCGGCGCCGAAGTCGCGGTCGCCGCAGACATCCGTATCGCGGCCGCGGACATCAAGATCGCGTTCAATCAGGTGTCATTGGCGATCATGCCGGCCTGGGGCGGCGCCGAGCGACTGGGCGCGCTGGTCGGACGCAGTCAGGCATTGCTGCTGGCCGGAACCGGAACCGTGCTCGAGGCCGCGGCCGCCGAACGGATCGGCCTGATCAACCGGGTGGTACCCCGCGACTCCTTCGACGCCGAATGGCGCGCCCTGGCCCGGTCATTGGCGAACCCCTCGGCCGGTGAGATCAAGCGGGTGCTCGGCGGGGCGTCGGCGGACGAGGCGGTGGGCGCCTTCGCCCGGCTGTGGGTAGCCGATGAGCACTGGGAAGCCGCAGATCGTCTCCAACAGGGCAGAAAACAGCGCTAA
- a CDS encoding TetR/AcrR family transcriptional regulator, translating to MSESGKGQRRIGAPDAKNRTLLLDAAEELLLTAGAGAVSSRRVAERAGLKHQLVHYYFRTMDDLFLEMFRRRGDQGLAEQAAALASPQPLWALWRFNTDPAWTALTMQFITVANERAALRSEIASYAERLRAEQVAAVAGLLERYGIDDVEFPPTVLMVLMTSASRMLIIEHEALGMTLGHAETVEFVERWLTRLEGDPPPETQPFGGGPASGRIGH from the coding sequence ATGTCCGAATCGGGTAAGGGACAGCGCAGAATTGGGGCCCCGGACGCGAAAAACCGAACCCTGTTGCTCGACGCCGCCGAAGAGCTTCTGCTGACCGCCGGTGCCGGCGCCGTCAGCTCGCGTCGCGTCGCCGAGCGGGCCGGGCTCAAGCACCAGCTCGTGCACTATTACTTCCGCACGATGGACGATCTGTTCCTGGAGATGTTCCGCCGGCGCGGCGATCAGGGGTTGGCTGAGCAGGCGGCGGCGTTGGCGTCGCCGCAGCCGCTGTGGGCGCTGTGGCGATTCAACACCGATCCGGCGTGGACGGCGCTGACCATGCAGTTCATCACTGTCGCCAACGAGCGTGCGGCCCTGCGGAGCGAGATCGCCTCGTATGCCGAACGGCTGCGCGCCGAACAGGTCGCGGCCGTCGCCGGACTGCTGGAGCGGTACGGCATCGATGACGTGGAGTTCCCGCCGACGGTGCTGATGGTGCTGATGACCAGCGCCTCGCGGATGCTGATCATCGAGCACGAGGCATTGGGTATGACCCTCGGTCATGCCGAGACCGTCGAGTTCGTCGAGCGTTGGCTGACCCGGCTCGAGGGTGATCCGCCGCCAGAGACGCAGCCCTTCGGCGGCGGGCCGGCCTCGGGTCGCATCGGCCATTAG
- a CDS encoding cytochrome P450: MTDFATIDFFTDQSLVPDPHPYFDYLRAQNPVTPLGVYDVVAVTGHEEANEIYRDSDTYSNLVAVGGPFPPLPFTPEGDDISEQIEAHRHLMPMTEHMVTMDPPMHTKARSLLSRLLTPKRLKENQDFMWQLADRQLNYFIDSGTCEFLTSYARPFALLVVADLLGVPDEDRPAFQQVLGAPQPGARIGSLDHEELAHDPLAWLDDKFSRYLRDRRESPRGDVLTDLATATYEDGSIPEIADVVKSATFLFGAGQETTTKLLSAALRFMAEDPSLVEQLRSDRSKIPNFLEETLRLESPVKTDPRLVRKTTTLGGVELKAGTVVVMFPGAVNRDPRKFENPHELRIDRPNVREHLAFARGSHTCPGSPLARAESRISLERILDRMTDIRLDEAQHGPAGDRRFTFEPTFILRGLTELHLEFTPVAAPVSAGL; the protein is encoded by the coding sequence TTGACTGACTTCGCCACGATCGATTTCTTCACCGATCAGTCTCTGGTGCCCGATCCCCACCCGTACTTCGATTACCTGCGGGCCCAGAATCCGGTCACCCCACTGGGGGTGTACGACGTGGTCGCGGTGACCGGTCACGAAGAGGCCAACGAGATCTATCGCGACTCCGACACCTATTCCAACCTGGTCGCGGTCGGCGGGCCGTTCCCGCCCCTGCCGTTCACCCCCGAGGGCGACGACATCAGCGAGCAGATCGAGGCGCATCGCCATCTGATGCCGATGACCGAGCACATGGTCACCATGGACCCGCCGATGCACACCAAAGCCCGGTCGCTGCTGAGCCGGCTGCTCACGCCCAAGCGGCTCAAGGAGAACCAGGACTTCATGTGGCAGCTGGCCGACCGCCAGCTCAACTACTTCATCGACAGCGGCACCTGCGAATTCCTCACCTCCTATGCCCGGCCGTTCGCCCTGCTGGTGGTCGCCGACCTGCTCGGCGTGCCCGACGAGGACCGGCCGGCGTTCCAGCAGGTGCTCGGCGCACCGCAGCCCGGTGCCCGCATCGGATCGCTGGACCACGAAGAACTGGCCCACGACCCCCTGGCCTGGCTGGACGACAAGTTCAGCCGCTACCTGCGCGACCGGCGGGAGAGCCCGCGCGGCGACGTGCTGACCGACCTGGCCACCGCCACCTACGAGGACGGCTCGATTCCCGAGATCGCCGACGTGGTCAAGAGCGCCACATTCCTGTTCGGCGCCGGCCAGGAGACCACCACCAAGCTGCTCAGTGCCGCACTGCGGTTCATGGCCGAGGACCCGTCGCTGGTCGAGCAGCTGCGCAGTGACCGCAGCAAGATCCCGAACTTCCTCGAGGAGACCCTGCGCCTGGAGAGCCCGGTCAAGACCGACCCCCGGCTGGTGCGCAAGACCACCACCCTGGGTGGCGTCGAACTCAAAGCCGGCACCGTGGTGGTGATGTTCCCCGGCGCGGTCAACCGCGACCCGCGCAAGTTCGAGAACCCGCACGAACTGCGCATCGACCGGCCCAATGTGCGCGAGCACCTGGCATTCGCCCGGGGCAGCCACACCTGTCCGGGCTCACCGTTGGCACGTGCCGAGAGCCGCATCTCGCTGGAGCGAATCCTGGACCGCATGACCGACATCCGGCTCGATGAGGCCCAGCACGGCCCGGCCGGAGATCGCCGGTTCACCTTCGAACCGACTTTCATCCTGCGTGGCCTGACCGAACTGCACCTGGAATTCACCCCGGTAGCCGCACCTGTCAGCGCCGGCCTGTGA